From Myxococcales bacterium, a single genomic window includes:
- a CDS encoding VOC family protein → MTPHFILYVRDQKASVAFYRSVFLREPRLDVPGMTEFDLEGAVLGIMPEAGIRHLLGPTLPKASAGLRAELYLLVDDPAAFHRRALEAGARELSPLAARDWGHVVAYSLDADGHVVAFARG, encoded by the coding sequence ATGACCCCCCACTTCATCCTGTACGTGCGAGACCAGAAAGCGAGCGTCGCCTTCTATCGCAGCGTCTTTTTACGTGAACCGCGGCTCGACGTACCGGGAATGACGGAATTCGATCTCGAGGGCGCCGTGCTCGGAATCATGCCGGAAGCGGGTATTCGGCACCTGCTGGGTCCCACGTTGCCCAAGGCGAGCGCCGGATTGCGCGCGGAGCTCTATCTGCTGGTCGACGACCCGGCCGCGTTCCACCGGCGAGCGCTCGAAGCCGGTGCGCGAGAGCTCAGCCCGCTCGCAGCGCGTGATTGGGGACACGTCGTCGCCTACAGCCTGGACGCTGACGGCCACGTCGTGGCGTTCGCTCGCGGCTGA
- a CDS encoding response regulator transcription factor produces MRILVVEDEPKIAGFLRRGLTEEGHRVDVVPDIAEAESAITEDYDLLVVDRMLPDGDGLSIVRGLRRQGKLTPAICLTARDRVEERIEGLYGGADDYIVKPFEFDELLARIAAVTRRASLAEQLEVGDLVIDVPARRVTRAGRELGLTAQEFDLLRYLAENAGRVLSRTRILNAVWDVTNDPRTNLVDVYVSYLRAKIDKGFERPLLHTVRGVGYVLEDRPR; encoded by the coding sequence ATGCGCATTCTGGTGGTCGAGGACGAGCCCAAGATTGCGGGCTTCCTTCGGCGTGGGCTCACCGAAGAAGGGCACCGCGTGGACGTCGTCCCAGACATCGCAGAAGCGGAAAGCGCGATCACCGAGGACTACGACCTGCTCGTCGTCGATCGCATGCTGCCCGACGGAGACGGTCTCTCGATCGTTCGTGGGCTTCGCAGGCAAGGCAAACTGACGCCCGCCATCTGCCTCACGGCGCGCGATCGTGTCGAAGAACGCATCGAAGGCCTGTACGGCGGCGCCGACGACTACATCGTGAAGCCCTTCGAGTTCGACGAGTTGCTCGCGCGCATCGCGGCGGTGACTCGGCGTGCGTCTCTCGCCGAGCAACTCGAAGTCGGCGACCTCGTCATCGACGTGCCGGCGCGCCGAGTGACGCGAGCGGGTCGCGAGCTCGGCCTCACCGCGCAGGAGTTCGATTTATTGCGATATCTGGCCGAAAATGCCGGTCGTGTCCTGTCGCGAACGAGGATCCTGAACGCGGTCTGGGACGTGACCAACGACCCGCGAACGAACCTCGTGGACGTGTACGTGAGTTACCTGCGAGCCAAGATCGACAAGGGTTTCGAGCGACCATTGCTGCACACCGTACGCGGTGTCGGCTATGTGCTCGAGGACCGGCCCCGATGA
- a CDS encoding FAD:protein FMN transferase codes for MNASLTFAATGTEWSVASDVSGALEGAESFVRAAERRLSRFLPDSSLSRLNRERTTDDPMLAEVVRAALDMRDLTGGAFDPTLGARLAELGYDRTFEAIDSRESAREYRPSSLVVTTDEANVRLEGQGELDLGGIAKGWIVDRVVDMLVAAGARNVIVDGGGDIRVHGERCPIEYASGHVVHVESGAIATSSIRRRRWSDASGRALHHVLDPRTGAPVKPPMHTVTICASETVMADALATAALVDAERVFALLPSLEARAAACDEAGKWWTTRNWEELR; via the coding sequence ATGAATGCGAGCCTGACATTTGCCGCCACTGGCACCGAGTGGTCGGTCGCCAGTGACGTCTCGGGGGCGCTCGAAGGAGCGGAGTCCTTCGTCCGTGCGGCGGAGCGAAGGCTCTCGCGGTTTCTGCCCGATTCGAGCCTCTCGCGCCTGAATCGGGAGCGCACCACCGACGACCCGATGCTGGCCGAGGTCGTCCGCGCCGCGCTCGACATGCGCGACCTCACGGGCGGTGCCTTCGATCCCACGCTCGGAGCACGTCTCGCCGAGCTCGGTTACGATCGAACGTTCGAGGCGATCGATTCGCGCGAGTCAGCCCGCGAATACCGCCCGAGCTCGCTGGTAGTCACGACCGACGAGGCGAACGTGCGACTCGAAGGCCAGGGCGAGCTCGATCTCGGTGGCATCGCCAAGGGCTGGATCGTCGACCGTGTGGTCGACATGCTGGTCGCGGCGGGCGCCCGGAACGTGATCGTGGACGGCGGCGGTGACATTCGCGTGCATGGCGAGCGCTGCCCCATCGAGTACGCATCCGGCCATGTCGTCCACGTGGAGTCCGGTGCGATCGCGACGTCGTCGATTCGGCGGCGGCGCTGGAGCGATGCGAGCGGGCGAGCGTTGCATCACGTGCTCGATCCGCGCACGGGCGCTCCGGTGAAACCCCCAATGCATACCGTCACGATCTGCGCGAGCGAGACCGTGATGGCGGACGCCCTCGCCACCGCGGCGCTCGTCGATGCCGAACGGGTCTTCGCCTTGCTCCCGTCTCTGGAAGCTCGGGCCGCCGCCTGTGACGAGGCGGGAAAATGGTGGACGACACGAAACTGGGAGGAGCTCCGATGA
- a CDS encoding PIN domain-containing protein, protein MKYLLDTCVLSDFARGDDVTLARVKATAPAEVVISSVTVMEVEFGLALNPGRARKLAPVLRAMMAAVTVAAYDSADAHATAALRAALQKSSLVLRLVFVLA, encoded by the coding sequence GTGAAGTATCTGCTCGACACCTGCGTTCTCAGCGACTTCGCGCGCGGCGATGACGTGACCTTGGCTCGCGTCAAGGCCACTGCGCCTGCAGAAGTGGTGATATCCAGCGTTACGGTCATGGAGGTCGAGTTCGGTCTGGCTTTGAATCCTGGACGCGCTCGAAAGCTCGCGCCAGTGCTTCGTGCCATGATGGCTGCCGTGACTGTCGCTGCCTACGACTCCGCCGACGCTCACGCCACCGCCGCTCTACGTGCAGCGCTCCAAAAGAGCAGCCTCGTACTTCGCCTTGTTTTCGTTTTGGCTTAG
- a CDS encoding ribbon-helix-helix protein, CopG family, protein MNFNLYVDAATGACLDRLARRRRTTRNALIREAVSRLLDGTGDACWPREVVLFEGVPRAPRFEAERRKLRAPRKDPLA, encoded by the coding sequence ATGAACTTCAACCTCTACGTCGATGCAGCGACCGGCGCGTGCCTGGACCGCCTGGCCAGGCGGCGGCGGACTACGCGCAACGCCTTGATCCGTGAGGCGGTGAGCCGGCTCCTCGATGGCACCGGCGACGCCTGCTGGCCCCGGGAGGTCGTCCTGTTCGAGGGAGTACCGCGCGCTCCTCGCTTCGAAGCCGAGCGGCGGAAGCTACGCGCGCCACGCAAGGATCCGCTCGCGTGA
- a CDS encoding transposase: MRARGIADGKSGAVTVVQRVSSDLRLNPHLHSLCLDGVYAESAGGELAFHPLPFLTNDDVGDLLQIARARILALLRRKGVLEDDTVTSDAALADREPALAELAAASVAGTLPAGPALRRRDPIKLRGGSELEHTKALCAAEGGFSLHAATTAKAGDATGREALCKYILRPPIAQERVRLIADDLVRIELKRPFSDGTFALDLDPLALLVRLATTVPPPGFHTIRYAGVLAAASKWRARVVPPPPPTSHDDDAADCAKDCATCSAKDKPPTHRSGYRPWRELLMRAFKIDVERCDKCGSRMKMRALVMTSAGIERYLAWLGEPTEPPRLAPARAPPYFKSVAVRRRLGEPAQAELFDTR; encoded by the coding sequence ATGCGCGCTCGCGGCATCGCCGACGGCAAGAGCGGCGCCGTCACGGTCGTGCAACGCGTTTCGTCGGATTTGCGACTCAATCCCCACCTGCACTCGCTCTGCCTCGATGGCGTCTACGCCGAGAGCGCCGGCGGCGAGCTCGCCTTCCATCCACTGCCGTTCCTCACCAACGACGATGTCGGCGATCTGCTCCAGATCGCCCGCGCGCGCATCCTTGCGCTGCTGCGGCGCAAAGGCGTGCTCGAGGACGACACGGTCACGAGCGACGCCGCTTTGGCCGACCGCGAGCCCGCGCTCGCGGAGCTCGCCGCCGCCTCCGTGGCGGGCACGCTGCCCGCCGGTCCCGCACTGCGCCGTCGAGACCCCATCAAGCTGCGCGGCGGCTCGGAGCTCGAGCACACCAAGGCGCTATGCGCCGCTGAAGGGGGATTCTCTCTCCACGCCGCGACCACGGCCAAGGCCGGCGACGCCACTGGACGAGAGGCCTTGTGCAAGTACATCTTGCGCCCGCCGATTGCGCAGGAGCGCGTCCGGCTCATCGCCGACGACCTCGTCCGCATCGAGCTCAAGAGGCCTTTCAGTGACGGAACCTTCGCGCTCGACCTCGACCCACTGGCGCTCCTGGTCCGACTTGCTACCACGGTGCCGCCCCCCGGCTTCCACACCATCAGGTACGCAGGGGTTCTCGCCGCAGCGAGCAAGTGGCGAGCGCGAGTCGTTCCGCCGCCGCCGCCCACGTCGCATGACGATGACGCCGCCGACTGCGCGAAGGACTGCGCGACGTGCAGCGCGAAGGACAAGCCGCCCACGCATCGCTCGGGGTATCGCCCGTGGCGTGAGCTTCTCATGCGCGCGTTCAAGATCGACGTTGAGCGCTGCGACAAGTGCGGGTCGCGTATGAAGATGCGCGCGCTCGTCATGACCAGCGCTGGCATCGAGCGCTACCTCGCCTGGCTCGGTGAGCCGACCGAGCCGCCGCGCCTCGCGCCCGCTCGCGCTCCGCCCTACTTCAAGAGCGTCGCCGTCCGCAGGAGACTTGGCGAGCCGGCGCAGGCGGAGCTGTTCGACACGCGCTGA
- a CDS encoding DDE-type integrase/transposase/recombinase, with protein sequence MLSRAILSRRQHRTSARGFKSALYTRGLCECLYVDNGSNYSSLEMSQVCQRIGAILCHTPVRDGAAKGKIERFFRTVRMSFLSRQLDLSSLDALNRAFTAWVEDEYHQSEHSSSACAPSIASDSISAASASCRRATSTTSCSSSSKIAPSLPTTPSPSRTPASKRRATSEVARSRSASIACTSTAPSCTSKVSAWARHAPSTSSPMTESPRKQLTRTRRRATKPARCSVIRAHFGLAKDPFSAESLTLLPHQREVLDTLRVHCQQGGLCVIVGEPGTGKSVIKHALCQHDPKRLMTPVVNRTLHTYHSTLRILCEAFQIEPDGADFRCEKRLIEEARRLNASGKCSRPSSTTRT encoded by the coding sequence GTGCTGTCACGGGCAATTCTTTCCCGCCGACAACACCGAACTTCTGCTCGAGGCTTCAAGAGCGCGCTCTACACGCGCGGCCTGTGCGAGTGCCTCTACGTCGACAACGGCAGCAACTACTCCTCGCTGGAGATGAGTCAGGTCTGCCAGCGCATCGGCGCCATCCTGTGTCACACGCCCGTGCGCGACGGCGCCGCCAAGGGCAAGATCGAGCGGTTTTTCCGCACTGTCCGCATGAGCTTCCTCAGCCGGCAGCTCGACCTGTCGAGCCTCGACGCCCTCAACCGAGCTTTCACCGCTTGGGTCGAGGACGAGTACCACCAGAGCGAGCACAGCTCCTCGGCATGCGCCCCATCGATCGCTTCGGACTCGATCTCAGCCGCATCCGCTTCCTGCCGCCGGGCGACGTCAACGACGAGTTGTTCTTCGTCGAGCAAAATCGCACCGTCCTTGCCGACAACACCTTCTCCCTCAAGAACACCCGCTTCGAAGCGCCGCGCGACCTCCGAAGTCGCAAGATCCAGGTCCGCTTCGATCGCTTGCACTTCGACCGCGCCATCGTGTACTTCAAAGGTGAGCGCATGGGCGAGGCACGCCCCGTCGACTTCGTCGCCAATGACCGAAAGCCCTCGAAAACAGCTCACGCGAACGCGCCGGCGCGCGACCAAGCCGGCGAGATGCAGTGTGATCCGCGCTCACTTCGGTCTGGCGAAAGACCCATTCTCGGCGGAGAGTCTGACCCTGTTGCCGCACCAGAGGGAAGTGCTCGACACCCTGCGTGTCCACTGCCAGCAGGGAGGCCTGTGCGTCATCGTCGGCGAGCCGGGCACCGGCAAGAGCGTCATCAAACACGCCCTGTGCCAGCACGATCCCAAGCGCCTCATGACGCCCGTCGTCAATCGGACGCTGCACACCTACCACAGCACGCTGCGCATTCTGTGCGAGGCGTTTCAGATCGAGCCGGACGGGGCCGACTTCCGCTGCGAAAAACGACTCATCGAAGAGGCGCGCCGGCTCAACGCATCGGGCAAATGCTCGCGCCCATCATCGACGACGCGCACCTGA
- a CDS encoding ribbon-helix-helix protein, CopG family translates to MNFNLYVDAATGARLDRLARRRRTTRNALIREAVSRLLDGTGDACWPREVVLFEEYRALLASTPSGGSYARHARIRSREVSARHLRSQRLRARR, encoded by the coding sequence ATGAACTTCAACCTCTACGTCGATGCAGCGACCGGCGCGCGCCTGGACCGCCTGGCCAGGCGGCGGCGGACTACGCGCAACGCCTTGATCCGTGAGGCGGTGAGCCGGCTCCTCGATGGCACCGGCGACGCCTGCTGGCCCCGGGAGGTCGTCCTGTTCGAGGAGTACCGCGCGCTCCTCGCTTCGACGCCGAGCGGCGGAAGCTACGCGCGCCACGCAAGGATCCGCTCGCGTGAAGTATCTGCTCGACACCTGCGTTCTCAGCGACTTCGCGCGCGGCGATGA
- a CDS encoding transposase zinc-binding domain-containing protein — MSGKPTYARRRPETTALYQVVLDNLRTLYAAAEDGFASPLPGFVRDELEGFIDCGVLARGFAVLACPECRERKVVAFCCRGRGFCPSCGGRRMTATAADLVEHVIPNVPLRQLVLTLPFELRARLAYDGELLGGVSRAFLDSVLGWYQRHMRARGIADGKSGAVTVVQRVSSDLRLNPHLHSLCLDGVYAESAGELAFHPLPFLTNDDVGDLLQIARARILALLRRKGVLEDDTVTSDAALADREPALAELAAASVAGTLPAGPALRRRDPIKLRGGSEARAHQGAMRR; from the coding sequence GTGTCCGGCAAGCCGACGTACGCACGCCGCCGTCCCGAGACGACTGCGCTCTACCAGGTTGTGCTCGACAACCTCCGCACGCTGTACGCAGCGGCGGAGGACGGCTTCGCCTCGCCGCTGCCCGGCTTCGTGAGAGACGAGCTCGAAGGTTTCATCGACTGCGGTGTGCTCGCACGAGGTTTTGCGGTGCTCGCTTGCCCGGAGTGTCGCGAGCGAAAAGTCGTGGCGTTTTGCTGCAGGGGGCGCGGATTTTGCCCGTCGTGCGGAGGTCGCCGAATGACGGCCACCGCGGCCGACCTGGTGGAGCACGTCATCCCAAACGTTCCGTTGCGCCAGCTCGTGCTCACGTTGCCGTTCGAGCTGCGCGCGAGGCTCGCCTACGACGGCGAGCTGCTCGGCGGCGTGAGTCGCGCGTTCTTGGACTCCGTGCTCGGCTGGTACCAACGACACATGCGCGCTCGCGGCATCGCCGACGGCAAGAGCGGCGCCGTCACGGTCGTGCAACGCGTTTCGTCGGATTTGCGACTCAATCCCCACCTGCACTCGCTCTGCCTCGATGGCGTCTACGCCGAGAGCGCCGGCGAGCTCGCCTTCCATCCACTGCCGTTCCTCACCAACGACGATGTCGGCGATCTGCTCCAGATCGCCCGCGCGCGCATCCTTGCGCTGCTGCGGCGCAAAGGCGTGCTCGAGGACGACACGGTCACGAGCGACGCCGCTTTGGCCGACCGCGAGCCCGCGCTCGCGGAGCTCGCCGCCGCCTCCGTGGCGGGCACGCTGCCCGCCGGTCCCGCACTGCGCCGTCGAGACCCCATCAAGCTGCGCGGCGGCTCGGAGGCTCGAGCACACCAAGGCGCTATGCGCCGCTGA
- a CDS encoding transposase: MHGTRRAVRASMLAPSEYVYERRRPEAGSLHQVVRENLRSLYAAAELGFATSLPRFVRAELEGYLACGLLCRGFALLAYTNADCSERKLVAFSCHGRGFCPSCLGRRMAEHTANLVDHVLPPRVPLRQFVLTLPFELRYRLAYDSKLLGKVTRIFVDTVLGFYRRKLAQTGTLRGTSGAVTAIQRVSSDLRLNPHMHTIALDGVFAVSSAGELTFHELPCLETSDVADLMQVLRVRILSYLVRARVIESACGLTVLEDTLAEREPALAQLAAAAVSGLAPAGPELRRREPVALRTSPGVEVVGSLSVTDSGFSLHAATTASGHDAAGREALVRYVLRPPIAQERLELLPDGLASPAGDHEARRICLRRPFRDGTVAIDLDPLSLLCRLAAAVPPPKFHTLRYAGVLAAAHKLRPLVVPPAPDGDATAGAHAHDEPQPKRPASHRSRYWPWAQLLRRTFQIDVEKCTQCGAPMKLRAFVISAVGIERLLRHIGQPTEPPPLSPARGPPFFKSRVLRRGPGELRGAVRGQVEMFDW, encoded by the coding sequence ATGCACGGAACGCGACGTGCTGTGCGCGCCAGCATGCTGGCGCCGAGCGAGTACGTCTACGAGCGCCGTCGACCCGAGGCGGGCAGCTTGCACCAGGTCGTGCGCGAGAATTTGCGCAGCCTGTACGCCGCAGCAGAGCTGGGGTTCGCCACGTCGCTTCCGCGTTTCGTTCGCGCCGAGCTCGAGGGCTATCTCGCCTGCGGACTCTTGTGTCGAGGCTTCGCGCTGCTCGCCTACACCAACGCTGACTGCAGCGAGCGGAAGCTAGTCGCATTTTCGTGCCACGGGCGTGGTTTCTGCCCGTCATGCCTGGGCCGACGCATGGCGGAGCACACCGCGAACTTGGTCGACCACGTGCTGCCGCCGCGCGTGCCACTGCGGCAGTTCGTGCTCACGCTGCCGTTCGAGCTTCGCTATCGGCTCGCCTACGACAGCAAGCTGCTCGGCAAAGTGACACGCATTTTCGTGGATACGGTGCTCGGCTTCTACCGCCGCAAGCTCGCACAGACCGGGACTCTGCGCGGCACGAGCGGCGCAGTCACCGCGATACAACGAGTTTCTTCGGACCTTCGGTTGAATCCACACATGCACACCATCGCCCTCGACGGTGTGTTCGCGGTGAGCAGCGCGGGCGAGCTGACCTTTCATGAGCTGCCGTGCCTCGAGACCAGCGACGTCGCCGACCTGATGCAGGTGCTCCGCGTCCGCATCTTGAGCTACCTCGTCAGGGCCCGAGTCATCGAGAGCGCATGCGGGCTCACGGTGCTCGAAGACACGCTCGCCGAGCGCGAACCCGCCCTGGCTCAGCTCGCTGCCGCGGCGGTCAGTGGGCTTGCACCTGCCGGCCCGGAGCTCCGCCGCCGCGAGCCCGTCGCACTGCGCACGTCACCGGGTGTCGAGGTCGTGGGCTCGCTCTCCGTCACCGACAGCGGGTTCTCGCTCCACGCTGCCACCACTGCGAGCGGGCACGATGCGGCAGGACGCGAGGCGCTGGTGCGCTACGTGCTCCGACCGCCCATCGCCCAGGAGAGACTCGAGCTGTTGCCCGACGGTCTCGCTTCCCCCGCCGGGGATCACGAAGCGCGTCGCATCTGCCTTCGTAGGCCGTTCCGGGACGGCACCGTCGCCATCGATCTCGATCCACTGTCGCTGCTGTGTCGCCTGGCCGCAGCGGTGCCCCCTCCGAAATTTCATACGCTGAGGTACGCGGGGGTTCTTGCGGCCGCCCACAAGTTGCGGCCGCTCGTCGTTCCGCCCGCGCCCGACGGCGATGCCACGGCGGGCGCGCACGCCCATGACGAGCCGCAGCCGAAGCGTCCAGCCTCGCATCGCTCTCGCTATTGGCCGTGGGCTCAACTCCTGAGGAGGACGTTCCAGATCGATGTCGAAAAGTGTACCCAGTGCGGCGCGCCCATGAAGCTCCGCGCGTTCGTCATCTCGGCGGTCGGCATCGAGCGGCTCTTGCGGCACATCGGCCAGCCCACCGAGCCGCCGCCGTTGTCGCCGGCCAGAGGGCCTCCGTTCTTCAAGAGCCGTGTGCTCCGTCGCGGGCCCGGTGAGCTTCGGGGCGCGGTGCGCGGACAAGTGGAGATGTTCGACTGGTAG
- a CDS encoding L,D-transpeptidase translates to MPFALHAAYWHDRFGEPKSGGCVNLSPRDAKWLFEWTEPSVPAAWHGVRSGDARGMGTLVRVR, encoded by the coding sequence ATGCCCTTCGCCCTGCACGCCGCCTACTGGCACGATCGCTTCGGCGAACCCAAGAGCGGCGGCTGCGTGAACCTCTCCCCGCGCGACGCAAAGTGGCTGTTCGAGTGGACGGAGCCGAGCGTGCCCGCGGCGTGGCACGGCGTGCGCTCTGGGGATGCGCGGGGGATGGGGACGTTGGTCAGAGTGCGGTGA